One uncultured Gellertiella sp. genomic window carries:
- a CDS encoding alpha/beta fold hydrolase, producing MANGSGQQAPGQGTDLSLRRFGRFIAALAVLAFAPVLALAGETTVMLNGGIAATLNIPQSPTPVPAVLMLHGFGSSRDEVGGLFAREAESLASRGIASLRIDFRGFGKSDGDTGTTTIDSQLDDAKVGLAYLSKVKGIDTARVGVLGFSLGGAIATVLAGDEPQKVKSLVAWSPVGDFRADMLALLGQKAFDRAKEDGITGIDLGWRTIALKQAFFDSLDAHKLDEALSRYPGSYMAIAGEKDASAAYLEKFAALAKGAAKQTYVVPNGDHMFGATAEDKTMSIDLLFKTTEWLVKTL from the coding sequence ATGGCGAATGGAAGCGGACAGCAAGCGCCGGGGCAGGGCACCGATCTGTCCCTGCGGCGCTTTGGCCGCTTCATCGCGGCGCTGGCGGTTCTGGCATTTGCCCCGGTTCTGGCGCTGGCGGGAGAAACCACGGTGATGCTGAACGGCGGCATTGCCGCAACCCTGAATATTCCGCAAAGCCCGACACCCGTGCCCGCCGTGCTGATGCTGCACGGTTTCGGCAGTTCGCGCGATGAGGTCGGCGGCCTGTTTGCCCGCGAGGCAGAATCACTCGCATCGCGCGGCATCGCCTCGCTGCGGATCGATTTTCGCGGCTTCGGCAAGAGCGACGGCGATACCGGCACCACCACGATCGACAGCCAGCTTGATGATGCCAAGGTCGGGCTTGCCTATCTGAGCAAGGTCAAGGGCATCGACACCGCCCGTGTCGGGGTGCTCGGCTTCAGTCTCGGCGGGGCGATTGCGACGGTTCTGGCAGGCGACGAGCCGCAAAAGGTGAAGTCGCTGGTCGCCTGGTCCCCGGTTGGCGATTTCAGGGCCGACATGCTGGCCCTTCTCGGCCAGAAGGCCTTTGACCGGGCGAAGGAAGACGGCATAACCGGAATTGATCTCGGCTGGCGCACCATCGCGCTGAAGCAGGCCTTCTTCGACAGTCTCGATGCCCACAAGCTCGATGAAGCCCTTTCCAGATATCCGGGCTCCTACATGGCAATCGCCGGCGAGAAGGATGCATCCGCCGCCTATCTCGAAAAATTTGCGGCACTGGCCAAAGGGGCTGCAAAGCAGACCTATGTGGTGCCGAATGGCGACCATATGTTTGGCGCCACCGCCGAAGACAAGACCATGTCGATCGACCTGCTGTTCAAGACCACCGAATGGCTGGTGAAAACCCTCTGA
- a CDS encoding ATP-dependent Clp protease proteolytic subunit: MSEEDDKKTELPLGKETEANLFKSRSIFIYGPINMELAQKVCSQLVALAAASDDDIRIFINSPGGHVESGDSIHDMIKFIKPNVWIIGTGWVASAGALIYVSVPRERRLCLENTRFLLHQPSGGTRGMASDIEIQAREIIKMNQRLIRIFATATGQTIEKISKDIDRDYWLSSEEAREYGLVSRIVSSQADI, translated from the coding sequence ATGAGCGAAGAAGACGACAAGAAGACCGAGCTGCCACTGGGCAAGGAAACGGAAGCGAACCTGTTCAAGTCGCGTTCGATCTTCATCTATGGCCCGATCAACATGGAACTGGCCCAGAAGGTCTGTTCGCAACTGGTGGCGCTTGCTGCCGCCAGCGATGACGATATCCGCATCTTCATCAATTCGCCCGGCGGTCACGTCGAATCCGGCGACAGCATCCATGACATGATCAAGTTCATCAAGCCGAATGTGTGGATCATCGGCACCGGCTGGGTCGCCTCGGCCGGCGCGCTGATCTATGTCAGCGTGCCCAGGGAACGCCGCCTTTGCCTGGAAAACACCCGCTTCCTGTTGCACCAGCCCTCCGGCGGCACCCGCGGCATGGCTTCGGATATCGAAATCCAGGCGCGCGAAATCATCAAGATGAACCAGCGCCTGATCAGGATCTTTGCAACGGCCACCGGCCAGACCATCGAGAAGATCTCCAAGGATATCGACCGCGATTACTGGCTCTCCTCCGAGGAAGCCAGGGAGTATGGTCTTGTGTCGCGGATCGTCAGCTCGCAGGCCGATATCTGA
- the queF gene encoding preQ(1) synthase, translating to MPKTDVSGLSQLGQAVSAPQSPEAAILERVPASHAGTDYLVRFTAPEFTSICPMTGQPDFAHIVIDYVPNEWLVESKSLKLYLHSFRNHGAFHEDCSIDIAKRLVDLLEPKWLRIGAYWYPRGGIPIDVFWQTGKPPENVWLPDQGVSPYRGRG from the coding sequence ATGCCGAAAACCGATGTTTCCGGTCTTTCACAGCTCGGCCAGGCGGTCAGCGCGCCGCAAAGTCCCGAAGCGGCCATTCTCGAGCGGGTGCCTGCCTCCCATGCCGGTACCGATTATCTCGTGCGCTTCACGGCACCGGAATTCACCTCGATCTGCCCGATGACCGGCCAGCCGGATTTCGCCCATATCGTCATCGACTATGTGCCGAACGAATGGCTGGTGGAATCGAAATCGCTGAAGCTTTACCTGCATTCCTTCCGCAACCACGGGGCCTTCCACGAGGATTGCTCCATCGACATCGCCAAGCGGCTGGTGGATCTGCTGGAGCCGAAATGGCTGCGCATCGGGGCCTACTGGTACCCGCGCGGCGGCATCCCCATCGACGTCTTCTGGCAAACCGGCAAGCCGCCGGAAAATGTCTGGCTGCCCGACCAGGGCGTCTCGCCCTATCGCGGGCGGGGGTGA
- a CDS encoding DUF3800 domain-containing protein produces the protein MDESGCTGQLKTGSDIQPVLVFGGMIVDSGDVHEITDCFLHLKQRFFPGMAPVQTTHMGWMLKEIKGAELRRDAAQGNRNNRRHAFGFLSELLRICDVLKVRFVGRVWVKAPDVTIKGVSIYTSSLQSIYADFQDYLMQHGDHGFVVVDSRLKHLNTQVAHSIFTQKFKSTGDPYDRIAELPGFSHSDNHACLQIVDIMCSALMTPIAIHTYCEGHVSNLHVRPEYKAIKQQFAEQCRLLQHRYRSPSGKTRGGFVVSDPLASRPGGLMFRT, from the coding sequence GTGGACGAATCCGGATGTACCGGCCAGCTGAAAACAGGCTCGGATATCCAGCCGGTTCTGGTCTTCGGAGGCATGATTGTTGATTCCGGGGATGTTCATGAGATCACGGATTGTTTCCTGCACCTGAAGCAGCGCTTTTTTCCCGGGATGGCTCCGGTTCAGACCACGCACATGGGCTGGATGCTGAAAGAGATCAAGGGGGCGGAACTCAGGCGCGATGCAGCGCAGGGCAATCGCAACAACCGGCGGCATGCCTTTGGCTTTCTCTCCGAGCTTCTCAGGATTTGCGATGTCCTTAAAGTTCGTTTTGTCGGGCGAGTCTGGGTGAAGGCTCCCGATGTGACGATCAAGGGCGTATCGATCTACACATCTTCCCTGCAATCGATCTACGCCGATTTTCAGGACTACCTGATGCAGCATGGCGACCACGGTTTCGTGGTGGTGGACAGCAGGCTGAAGCATCTCAACACACAGGTCGCCCATTCCATTTTCACGCAGAAATTCAAGTCGACCGGTGACCCCTACGACCGGATCGCCGAGCTTCCCGGTTTTTCCCACAGTGACAATCACGCATGCCTGCAGATTGTCGACATCATGTGCTCTGCGCTGATGACGCCGATAGCCATCCATACCTATTGTGAAGGCCATGTCAGCAATTTGCATGTTCGTCCGGAATATAAAGCGATCAAGCAGCAGTTCGCGGAGCAATGCCGTCTGCTCCAGCACCGGTACAGGTCGCCGAGCGGCAAGACGCGGGGCGGTTTTGTCGTCTCCGATCCCCTTGCCAGCCGCCCTGGCGGGTTAATGTTTCGCACATGA